GCTTTGAGAATGAACTTCCGGGGATCGTCGGTCTCCCAGTTCTCAGTACTGTTGCCACAGTGTTCACAATGGACCGAGGTGTCGACCGGGTATTTGAAATCCCAGAAGTGCAGGAGATTCTGCCAATCTTCCATCGGTTCTTTCAGTGGTTTGGGGTCGCTCCCCACGCCCTGGTTCCCCAACGCTTTTTCCAGGATGGGTTTGACCTGGACATCGACCTGGTCCCAGATCGGGGCAGAGATGAAAATTCCCAACAGGCGGCCATTGCCGTCGTAAAGCGGCTGGACGGGTTCAAAGCTTTCGGACATGGGCAGAACTCCTTGTCTATTTGCAGTGGGGCGGCTATGAAGGGCCGAGTTGAATCCGTCTGAAACGGTACGTTGAGTATCGCTGGTATGCAATGGACTATAGGCATTGCCTCTCCCCTCGTCCATATCCAGAGGTCCGCTTTTTGTTCTCCGTTTCCTTCCGGGCTAGCCACAGCCCTGTTCTATGGTCAGCGTGATTTCCCGGCTTGGCGGGTCGTTCAGGTCGGGGGGCAAGAGCCGGTGTGTTTCTCAACACAAACCTGAAAAGGCTTGGTGAATTGTCCCTCAGAGTTCATGGTGAATAGGCACCCAGCACGCTCCCTCTGTCCTGGAAGCGAGCGGTGTCCTGATTGGGTGTCCAAGCAGGGAGTCGCCAGTGCTTGCATTGGTTCCGGAACACGAATCAATGGCCCGCTCGCCATCTTACCGGGCGTTGCTACGCTCCGGCACCGGGAACACCCGTACAGACGAAACAGTTGTATTCGATATTCCAAGGCCAAAAGGCCTGTATTGTGTGTCAAGGAGAAAACGTTATGGCCAGCATGTCCCGAGGATTAGGTAAGGGCCTGGACGCGCTGCTCAACAGCAGTGCCAGTGAGCCTGACGATGCCCTCGCGGCTTCCGCAGCGAATACCACCGATGTCCAACTTTTGGACCTGACGCAGATTAAACCCAATCCGCAACAACCCCGACGGACCTTTACCGAAGAAAGTCTTGAGGAACTCGCCCAGTCCATCACTGAGCAGGGCGTCCTGCAACCGATTTTGGTCCGTCCTGTAGCCGACGGATACCAGATCGTGGCTGGAGAACGGCGGTGGCGCGCCAGCCGCTTGGCTGGCCTGGAGCAAGTTCCTGCACTGGTCCGGTCCTTGAGCGACAAAGAGTCGCTGGTTTTGGCCCTCTTGGAAAATCTCCAGCGTGAAGATCTCAACCCCTTGGAAGAAGCCCAAGCCCTGGAACGGTTGCAAGGGGAGATGGGAGTCTCGCAGAGCGAGTTGGCCAAGCATGTGTGTAAGAGCCGTTCTGCGGTGGCCAATAGTCTGCGTTTACTCCAACTGGACGAAGAGATCCGTCAGGCTGTTTTGGACGGCTCCCTGTCGGCCGGTAACGCCCGGACCTTGATGGGGGTCAACGATGCCGCCGCTCGCATGGATCTTTTTGAGATTGTGCTTATGCACGAGCTCACGGTCCGTCAGACCGAAAAAATTGTCTCCTACTGGAAGGAGCACGGCCAATTTCCCGCCCCCTACGGCGGCAAATCGCAGCATCGGGCCCCTGCAGCTGCCCAGCGGGACCGGTTCCTGCAGGACCTGCAGCAGGTCCTCAAAGACCACTTGCCGGCCAAGATCCAATTGCGGGGAGGACGTGAGAAGGGCAAAATATCCATGCACTACGATTCCCCGGAGCAGTTGGAACAAATCCTATCCATGCTTGGCGTGCCTGCTGAAGGTGTTTCACGTGAAACACCTTCAGCATGATACGGAGGGATACACACAAGGTGTTTCACGTGAAACAGTGGCGCTAGGGTGATCTGTGTATCCAGGGGCCACGGGATTGTGGGGCCGCTGGCCTGGAAAAAACAGCAGCAGGGTGCATGAACGTATGCCGAATCAATTGACCAGTTCCCTATTAGAGGGCGCTCTTCCACGCCTTCATGGTAAGCGGGTGCTCGTGGTCGGTGATGTCATGCTCGATCACTACCAGCAGGGCAGTGTTGAGCGTATCTCGCCCGAGGCACCGGTGCCTGTGGTCCACGTCGAATCCGAGGAGTATCGTCTCGGCGGGGCGGGGAATGTGGCCCGAAATATCAAGAGCCTGGGCGGCGAACCGACGTTGTTGAGTT
The sequence above is drawn from the Desulfohalobium retbaense DSM 5692 genome and encodes:
- a CDS encoding ParB/RepB/Spo0J family partition protein codes for the protein MASMSRGLGKGLDALLNSSASEPDDALAASAANTTDVQLLDLTQIKPNPQQPRRTFTEESLEELAQSITEQGVLQPILVRPVADGYQIVAGERRWRASRLAGLEQVPALVRSLSDKESLVLALLENLQREDLNPLEEAQALERLQGEMGVSQSELAKHVCKSRSAVANSLRLLQLDEEIRQAVLDGSLSAGNARTLMGVNDAAARMDLFEIVLMHELTVRQTEKIVSYWKEHGQFPAPYGGKSQHRAPAAAQRDRFLQDLQQVLKDHLPAKIQLRGGREKGKISMHYDSPEQLEQILSMLGVPAEGVSRETPSA